One segment of Streptosporangium brasiliense DNA contains the following:
- a CDS encoding MerR family transcriptional regulator, protein MGRAAEMLGVTPAFLRSLGTAKLIEPQRSDGGHRRYSRYQLRLAARARELVDQGTALEAACRIIILEDQLAEALRINAELQQSRDQRPENAGRRSA, encoded by the coding sequence ATGGGCCGGGCCGCCGAAATGCTCGGCGTCACCCCGGCGTTCCTGCGCAGCCTGGGCACCGCCAAACTGATCGAGCCGCAGCGCTCCGACGGCGGTCACCGCCGCTACTCCCGCTACCAGCTGCGCCTGGCCGCCCGCGCGCGGGAGCTCGTCGACCAGGGCACCGCCCTGGAGGCCGCCTGCCGCATCATCATCCTGGAAGACCAGCTCGCCGAGGCTCTGCGCATCAACGCCGAGCTGCAGCAGTCCCGCGACCAGCGGCCTGAGAACGCCGGTCGCCGCTCGGCGTGA
- a CDS encoding glycine C-acetyltransferase: MFDNVRDDLRATLDEIASAGLLKPERVISTPQRAGIAVSGGGEVLNFCANNYLGLADHPEVVAAAKEALDRWGFGMASVRFICGTQEVHKELEARLSDFLGQEDTVLYSSCFDANGGVFETLLDERDAVISDALNHASIIDGIRLCKARRLRYANRDMAELEARLKESADARRRLIVTDGVFSMDGYVAPLQEICDLAERYDAMVMVDDSHAVGFVGPNGRGTPELHGVTDRVDIITGTLGKALGGASGGYVAARKEICELLRQRSRPYLFSNSLAPVIAAASLRILDLISGHSEARERLRANTERFRTKMTEAGFDILPGDHPIAPVMIGDAAEAAAMAERLLEQGIYVIGFSYPVVPHGKARIRVQLSAAHSTEDVDRAVDAFVTARG; encoded by the coding sequence ATGTTCGACAACGTCCGCGACGACCTGCGCGCCACCCTCGACGAGATCGCCTCCGCCGGGCTGCTCAAGCCCGAGCGGGTCATCAGCACCCCCCAGCGCGCCGGCATCGCCGTGTCCGGCGGCGGCGAGGTGCTGAACTTCTGCGCCAACAACTACCTCGGCCTGGCCGACCACCCCGAGGTGGTGGCCGCCGCCAAGGAGGCCCTCGACCGCTGGGGCTTCGGCATGGCGTCGGTCCGCTTCATCTGCGGCACCCAGGAGGTGCACAAGGAGCTGGAGGCGCGGCTGTCGGACTTCCTCGGCCAGGAGGACACCGTCCTCTACAGCTCCTGCTTCGACGCCAACGGCGGGGTGTTCGAGACCCTGCTCGACGAGCGCGACGCGGTCATCTCCGACGCGCTCAACCACGCGAGCATCATCGACGGCATCCGCCTGTGCAAGGCCCGCCGCCTGCGCTACGCCAACCGCGACATGGCCGAGCTGGAGGCCCGGCTCAAGGAGTCCGCCGACGCCCGGCGCAGGCTGATCGTCACCGACGGCGTCTTCTCCATGGACGGCTACGTCGCGCCGCTGCAGGAGATCTGCGACCTGGCCGAGCGCTACGACGCCATGGTCATGGTGGACGACTCGCACGCGGTCGGCTTCGTCGGCCCGAACGGCCGGGGCACCCCCGAGCTGCACGGCGTGACGGACCGGGTCGACATCATCACCGGCACGCTCGGCAAGGCGCTCGGCGGGGCCAGCGGCGGCTACGTGGCGGCCCGCAAGGAGATCTGCGAGCTGCTCCGCCAGCGTTCCCGCCCCTACCTGTTCTCCAACTCCCTCGCCCCGGTGATCGCCGCCGCCTCCCTGCGTATCCTCGACCTGATCAGCGGCCACAGCGAGGCCCGCGAGCGGCTGCGCGCCAACACCGAGCGCTTCCGCACCAAGATGACCGAGGCCGGATTCGACATCCTGCCCGGCGACCACCCCATCGCCCCGGTGATGATCGGCGACGCCGCCGAGGCCGCCGCGATGGCCGAACGCCTGCTGGAGCAGGGCATCTACGTGATCGGCTTCTCCTATCCCGTGGTCCCGCACGGCAAGGCCCGGATCCGGGTCCAGCTCTCGGCCGCCCACTCCACCGAGGACGTCGACCGGGCGGTGGACGCCTTCGTCACGGCCCGCGGGTGA
- a CDS encoding LysR family transcriptional regulator, whose protein sequence is MIDTRRLRTLRAVADHRTVTAAAAALHLTPSAVSQQLVALEHEVGHRLLERDGRGVRLTSVGRILLGHTNEVLAQLERAEADIAAYTAGTAGEVKVASFATAIGLVVAPAVSTLRDKEPGIQVRVLDAEGDQSLTKVLDGAVDVAVAVEYRGAPAEDDRRLSRIPLYSEPFDVVLPRGHALADRPPADAGHAPAGMSHAPADMDRSSADAGHAPAGMSHAPADMDRSSADTDHAPADADLAGGALPVTGVPGALHPTGRPEPPADGGPGLSVADLAGETWIGPYPGNPCHDVIALACEHAGFTPEFAHSSDDFSAVVALAAAGAGVAMVPRLALRAADLSGVVIRPVPGPERRVFAAVRRGAERHPLLVPLLDTLQDAAAALRRAPSL, encoded by the coding sequence GTGATAGACACGCGGCGGCTCAGGACCCTGCGCGCGGTGGCCGACCACCGGACGGTCACCGCCGCGGCCGCCGCGCTTCACCTGACCCCCTCCGCGGTGTCCCAGCAGCTCGTCGCCCTGGAGCACGAGGTGGGCCACCGGCTGCTGGAGCGCGACGGCCGGGGCGTCCGGCTGACCTCCGTCGGCCGGATCCTGCTCGGCCACACCAACGAGGTGCTCGCCCAACTGGAGCGGGCCGAAGCCGACATCGCCGCCTACACCGCCGGCACGGCGGGCGAGGTGAAGGTGGCCTCCTTCGCCACCGCGATCGGGCTGGTCGTCGCGCCGGCGGTGAGCACCCTGCGGGACAAGGAGCCGGGCATCCAGGTGCGGGTCCTCGACGCCGAGGGCGACCAGAGTCTCACCAAGGTCCTCGACGGCGCGGTGGACGTGGCCGTGGCCGTCGAATATCGCGGAGCCCCCGCCGAGGACGACCGGCGGCTGTCCCGGATCCCGCTCTACTCCGAGCCGTTCGACGTGGTGCTCCCCCGTGGCCACGCCCTGGCGGACCGTCCCCCGGCGGACGCGGGCCACGCCCCGGCGGGCATGAGCCACGCTCCGGCGGACATGGACCGCTCCTCGGCGGACGCGGGCCACGCCCCGGCGGGCATGAGCCACGCTCCGGCGGACATGGACCGCTCCTCGGCGGACACGGACCACGCCCCGGCGGACGCGGACCTCGCCGGAGGCGCCCTCCCGGTCACGGGGGTCCCGGGCGCCCTTCACCCCACGGGCCGGCCCGAGCCGCCCGCGGACGGCGGTCCCGGCCTGTCCGTCGCCGACCTGGCGGGCGAGACGTGGATCGGCCCCTACCCGGGCAATCCCTGCCACGACGTGATCGCCCTGGCCTGCGAGCACGCGGGCTTCACCCCCGAGTTCGCGCACTCCTCCGACGACTTCAGCGCGGTGGTCGCGCTGGCCGCCGCCGGGGCGGGCGTGGCGATGGTCCCGCGCCTGGCGCTGCGCGCGGCCGACCTGTCCGGCGTGGTGATCCGCCCGGTCCCGGGCCCGGAGCGGCGGGTCTTCGCCGCCGTACGGCGGGGCGCCGAACGGCACCCCCTGCTCGTCCCCCTGCTGGACACCCTCCAGGACGCCGCGGCGGCACTGCGCCGGGCCCCGTCACTGTGA
- a CDS encoding GbsR/MarR family transcriptional regulator, whose amino-acid sequence MPAGRLTQQDRQQIALGLADGLAYAEIARRLDRPTSTITREVMRNGGPTSYRADLAHRATEHRARRRRRAAPRGVEAPPQAHGRDAEAVREYEEVFATVFMASGLPKMTARALACLYTTDTGSLTTSELVQRLQVSPASISKAVAFLESQGLIRRERDERRRERYVVDDDVMYQSTMASARATAHLGETARQGVAVLGPDTPAAARLENIARFVDFISESIARAAEQAREVLHTKPGTTSDGTA is encoded by the coding sequence ATGCCGGCAGGCAGACTCACCCAGCAGGACCGCCAGCAGATCGCCCTGGGGTTGGCCGACGGTCTCGCCTACGCCGAGATCGCCCGACGCCTCGACCGCCCCACCTCCACCATCACCCGCGAGGTGATGCGCAACGGCGGCCCCACCTCCTACCGCGCCGACCTGGCCCACCGCGCCACCGAACACCGCGCCCGTCGGCGCAGGCGGGCCGCGCCCCGGGGGGTGGAGGCGCCCCCGCAGGCCCACGGGCGCGACGCCGAGGCGGTGCGCGAGTACGAGGAGGTGTTCGCCACCGTCTTCATGGCCTCGGGCCTGCCCAAGATGACGGCCCGGGCGCTGGCCTGCCTCTACACCACCGACACCGGCAGCCTCACCACGTCCGAGCTCGTCCAGCGCCTCCAGGTCAGCCCGGCGTCCATCTCCAAAGCGGTCGCGTTCCTGGAGAGCCAGGGCCTCATCCGCCGCGAACGCGACGAACGCCGCCGCGAGCGCTACGTCGTCGACGACGACGTCATGTACCAATCAACGATGGCCAGCGCCCGCGCCACCGCCCACCTCGGCGAGACCGCACGGCAGGGCGTCGCGGTCCTCGGCCCCGACACCCCGGCCGCCGCCCGCCTGGAGAACATCGCCCGCTTCGTCGACTTCATCTCCGAGAGCATCGCCCGCGCAGCGGAGCAGGCCCGCGAGGTCCTCCACACGAAACCCGGAACGACCTCGGACGGCACCGCATGA
- a CDS encoding L,D-transpeptidase yields MRRAAGCLPIVLLPLAVTGCSSVVAGDGRPTTVTAAGVRISPPLDSVRARTGRGLVVRAGTGTLTGVSAYAGGAPVPGRFDRARTTWRSDWALTPDREYIVNVTSAGADGTTATASGRFRTLTPARTFQVRSVTPYPGETVGVGMPIIVDLTAPVEDRAAVERALEVRSTKPVEGAWHWVSDTQVVYRPRRGWPARQRVSFTAHLSGVRAARGTYGTADHTVPFTVGRGQVSFIDTRTHRMRVTRDGRTVQRMAISAGTATTEEYTTTSGVHLTMDKASPVRMVSPGRDKGDPGFYDVMIDHAVRISGSGEYVHAKDNLWAQGRANVSHGCVNARPDQAAWFFDTSLRGDPVIIRGTDRELEWDNGWGYWQRSWEEWLAGSALRTPGPPRRLTASAPAPP; encoded by the coding sequence ATGCGGCGCGCCGCGGGATGTCTCCCGATCGTTCTTCTCCCGCTCGCGGTCACGGGGTGCTCATCGGTCGTCGCCGGCGACGGCCGCCCGACGACGGTGACGGCGGCCGGCGTGCGGATCTCCCCTCCCCTCGACTCGGTGCGCGCCCGCACCGGCCGGGGCCTGGTCGTCCGGGCCGGCACGGGCACGCTGACCGGGGTGAGCGCCTACGCGGGCGGCGCCCCGGTGCCCGGCCGGTTCGACCGCGCCCGGACCACCTGGCGCTCGGACTGGGCCCTGACCCCTGACCGGGAGTACATCGTCAACGTCACCTCGGCGGGAGCCGACGGCACCACGGCGACCGCCTCCGGCAGGTTCCGCACGCTCACCCCGGCCCGGACCTTCCAGGTCCGCTCCGTCACCCCCTACCCCGGCGAGACCGTGGGCGTCGGCATGCCGATCATCGTCGACCTCACCGCCCCGGTGGAGGACAGGGCCGCCGTCGAGCGGGCCCTGGAGGTCCGCTCCACCAAGCCCGTCGAGGGCGCCTGGCACTGGGTGAGCGACACCCAGGTGGTCTACCGGCCCCGCCGCGGCTGGCCGGCCCGGCAGCGGGTCTCCTTCACCGCGCACCTGTCCGGCGTCCGCGCGGCCAGGGGCACCTACGGCACGGCCGACCACACGGTGCCCTTCACCGTCGGCCGGGGGCAGGTCAGCTTCATCGACACCCGGACCCACCGGATGCGGGTCACGCGGGACGGCAGGACGGTCCAGCGGATGGCGATCAGCGCCGGCACGGCCACCACCGAGGAATACACCACGACGAGCGGCGTCCACCTGACCATGGACAAGGCCAGCCCGGTCCGCATGGTCTCCCCCGGCCGGGACAAGGGCGACCCCGGCTTCTACGACGTCATGATCGACCACGCGGTCCGCATCTCCGGCAGCGGCGAGTACGTCCACGCCAAGGACAACCTCTGGGCCCAGGGCAGGGCGAACGTCAGCCACGGCTGCGTCAACGCCCGCCCCGACCAGGCCGCCTGGTTCTTCGACACCTCCCTGCGCGGCGACCCCGTCATCATCCGCGGCACCGACCGCGAGCTGGAGTGGGACAACGGCTGGGGCTACTGGCAGCGCTCCTGGGAGGAGTGGCTCGCCGGCAGCGCCCTGCGCACCCCCGGACCGCCCCGCCGCCTGACCGCCTCCGCCCCGGCGCCGCCCTGA
- a CDS encoding STAS domain-containing protein yields the protein MNHHEQELRVRVTHRGHCSVLEVGGHLDFITAPTLTDHIDTLWEPDVGPRLVLELSQLTFYDSTALGVLAHTLQRVQATATSRLLLVGIPDGLRHLLERTGLLAHFELRDSIEQAVADLLST from the coding sequence GTGAATCATCACGAGCAGGAGTTGCGGGTGCGGGTGACCCATCGGGGGCATTGCAGCGTGCTGGAGGTCGGCGGGCACCTGGACTTCATCACCGCGCCCACGCTCACCGACCACATCGACACGCTCTGGGAACCAGACGTGGGCCCGCGCCTGGTGCTGGAACTGTCGCAGCTGACCTTCTACGACTCCACCGCCCTGGGGGTCCTGGCCCACACCCTGCAACGCGTTCAGGCCACCGCCACCAGCCGGCTCCTGCTCGTGGGGATCCCGGACGGCCTGCGGCATCTGCTGGAACGCACCGGCCTGCTGGCCCACTTCGAGCTGCGCGACAGCATCGAGCAGGCTGTCGCCGACCTTCTCTCGACGTAG
- a CDS encoding SRPBCC domain-containing protein, whose amino-acid sequence MSKLFYRGPSLAVLHTDYATRHRIDAEAPVTSESSVVIDATPAQVWEVLTDLRNWPAWAPDYEVLELDEMAPGADFRWRLGKVRIRSRFAVVAPGRELTWSGVVFGYKAVDQQVLEALPDGRTRVTMRESLAGPLVSLFFGADKLRAGHDRYLAALKAEVTTRSAALR is encoded by the coding sequence ATGAGCAAGCTGTTCTACCGCGGCCCTTCCCTCGCGGTCCTGCACACCGACTACGCCACCCGGCACCGGATCGACGCCGAGGCTCCGGTGACCTCCGAGTCCAGCGTCGTCATCGACGCCACCCCCGCCCAGGTCTGGGAGGTGCTGACCGACCTCCGCAACTGGCCCGCCTGGGCACCGGACTACGAGGTCCTGGAACTCGACGAGATGGCTCCCGGCGCCGACTTCCGCTGGCGGCTCGGCAAGGTCAGGATCAGGTCAAGGTTCGCGGTCGTCGCCCCCGGGCGCGAACTCACCTGGAGCGGCGTGGTCTTCGGCTACAAGGCCGTCGACCAGCAGGTGCTGGAAGCGCTCCCCGACGGCCGCACCCGGGTGACCATGCGGGAATCGCTCGCGGGCCCGCTCGTCTCCCTCTTCTTCGGCGCCGACAAGCTCCGCGCCGGCCACGACCGCTACCTGGCCGCCCTCAAGGCCGAGGTGACCACGCGGTCCGCGGCACTGCGCTGA
- a CDS encoding DUF4097 family beta strand repeat-containing protein, which produces MQKFDTPTPITAILDIPAGHIRLIAADRTDTTVEILPADPTKNRDVKAAEQTTTEYRDGTLRIKTTATNQLLGPSGSLEVTIQLPADSHLQTKAASADLRAVGRLGDVTVETAHGPIKLDETTAAHLTTLAGDITVGRLTGPADITTAKGDIRITQAVRGTLTLRTEAGNISIDTAPGVSATLDAGTSYGRIHNALNNTEGTAAQLTIHATTAYGDITARSL; this is translated from the coding sequence ATGCAGAAGTTCGACACCCCCACCCCGATCACCGCCATCCTGGACATCCCCGCCGGACACATCCGCCTCATCGCCGCCGACCGCACCGACACCACCGTCGAGATCCTCCCCGCCGACCCCACCAAGAACCGCGACGTGAAGGCCGCCGAGCAGACCACCACCGAATACCGCGACGGCACCCTGCGGATCAAGACCACCGCCACCAACCAGCTCCTCGGCCCCTCCGGATCCCTCGAGGTGACGATCCAGCTGCCCGCCGACTCCCACCTCCAGACCAAGGCCGCCAGCGCCGACCTCCGCGCCGTCGGACGCCTCGGCGACGTCACCGTCGAGACCGCCCACGGCCCGATCAAGCTCGACGAGACCACCGCCGCCCACCTCACCACCCTCGCCGGCGACATCACCGTCGGCCGCCTCACCGGCCCCGCCGACATCACCACCGCAAAGGGCGACATCCGCATCACCCAGGCCGTCCGCGGCACCCTCACCCTGCGCACCGAAGCCGGCAACATCTCGATCGACACCGCCCCCGGCGTCTCCGCCACCCTCGACGCCGGCACCTCCTACGGCCGCATCCACAACGCCCTCAACAACACCGAAGGCACCGCCGCCCAGCTCACCATCCACGCGACCACCGCCTACGGCGACATCACCGCCCGCAGCCTCTGA
- a CDS encoding alpha/beta hydrolase, with protein sequence MSLRNTTGLAALIAAGALAFAVPVPAAAQSAPTLEDHPCPVTVPEGTRCGYLVVPERRDLPDGPKTKVGFAVHRSTAGDRKPDPVVYTSGGPASASIQLTGYLAEMFRDRDVIALEQRGSRWSEPRLDCPETVRAMLDTLRSTGQAAEETDVIAAGAAACRKRLGVDLRGYRTGEIAADVVDLRRALGYARWNLFGVSYSTRPMLAAAAADPEGTRSVVLDSFLPAEVNWYDDATRDLTEAVAELSGQGWPDLSGRFTAMVADLNRSPAVITTRDPLTDRPITVRLTGDDTATILGEAMHSVEVLPIVPALIDGLAAGHHDLLQPLADAAGPGLASHEFGLYHAVQCQDETPYNAFPQTRPRLFTGVHDRTVCDTWKLPRAPVTAATTKAPVLVLGGQYDPTTPSRTARPAAEALPDARFVEFAGVGHAVFLSSRCGRQTIAAFLADPAAAPPCDPGQAAYRVVRPGEIHLSSAPYRAQQAPWTLLPFGLLGVTVLVQLVAGALRPRRRLPTLVAGLAGLAFVGLTVDAVYGVIAENETVLALGVPSVLRWYGLLAWLSLAATVVAVFRPPHADGPVVKRPLRRRGAHLLAALVYAGFLAWWHVYFL encoded by the coding sequence ATGTCCTTGAGGAACACCACCGGACTCGCCGCGCTCATCGCCGCCGGCGCCCTGGCGTTCGCCGTACCGGTCCCCGCCGCCGCGCAGAGCGCGCCGACGCTGGAGGATCACCCGTGCCCCGTGACGGTTCCGGAGGGGACCCGGTGTGGGTATCTGGTGGTCCCCGAGCGGCGTGACCTGCCGGACGGGCCGAAGACCAAAGTGGGCTTCGCCGTGCACCGCTCAACCGCCGGGGACCGCAAGCCGGATCCCGTCGTCTACACCAGTGGAGGCCCCGCCTCGGCGTCGATCCAGCTCACCGGCTATCTCGCCGAGATGTTCCGGGACCGCGACGTGATCGCACTGGAACAGCGTGGCAGCAGGTGGTCCGAACCGCGCCTCGACTGCCCGGAGACGGTCCGCGCGATGCTGGACACGCTCAGGAGCACCGGCCAGGCCGCGGAGGAGACGGACGTGATCGCCGCCGGTGCGGCGGCGTGCCGGAAGCGGCTCGGCGTGGACCTACGAGGTTACCGGACCGGGGAGATCGCCGCCGATGTGGTGGACCTGCGGCGGGCGCTGGGATACGCGCGGTGGAACCTGTTCGGGGTGAGCTACTCGACCCGGCCGATGCTGGCGGCAGCCGCCGCCGACCCCGAGGGCACCCGCTCAGTGGTGCTGGACTCCTTCCTCCCCGCCGAGGTGAACTGGTACGACGACGCCACCCGCGATCTGACCGAGGCGGTCGCGGAGCTGTCCGGCCAGGGCTGGCCGGACCTGAGCGGACGGTTCACGGCGATGGTCGCCGACCTGAACAGGAGCCCGGCGGTCATCACCACCCGTGACCCGCTGACGGACAGGCCGATCACCGTCCGGCTCACCGGTGACGACACGGCGACCATTCTCGGTGAGGCCATGCACTCGGTCGAGGTGCTCCCGATCGTGCCCGCCCTGATCGACGGACTGGCGGCGGGCCACCACGACCTGCTGCAGCCCTTGGCCGACGCGGCCGGGCCGGGGCTCGCCAGCCACGAGTTCGGCCTCTATCACGCGGTCCAGTGTCAGGACGAGACGCCCTACAACGCCTTCCCCCAGACGCGGCCCCGGCTGTTCACCGGGGTCCACGACCGGACGGTGTGCGACACCTGGAAGCTGCCCCGCGCCCCCGTCACGGCGGCCACCACCAAGGCGCCCGTCCTGGTACTGGGTGGCCAGTACGACCCGACCACGCCGAGCCGTACGGCCAGACCCGCCGCCGAGGCGCTGCCCGACGCCCGGTTCGTCGAGTTCGCCGGGGTCGGGCACGCGGTGTTCCTGTCGAGCCGGTGCGGCCGGCAGACCATCGCCGCCTTCCTCGCCGACCCGGCGGCCGCACCGCCCTGCGACCCCGGGCAGGCCGCCTACCGGGTCGTCCGGCCGGGGGAGATCCACCTCAGCTCCGCCCCCTACCGGGCGCAGCAGGCGCCGTGGACGCTGCTGCCGTTCGGACTGCTGGGGGTCACGGTGCTGGTCCAGCTCGTCGCGGGCGCCCTGCGACCGCGCCGCCGCCTGCCCACGCTGGTCGCGGGACTGGCCGGACTGGCCTTCGTGGGGCTGACGGTCGACGCGGTGTACGGGGTGATCGCGGAGAACGAGACCGTGCTGGCGCTGGGAGTCCCCTCGGTCCTGCGGTGGTACGGCCTCCTCGCCTGGCTCAGCCTCGCCGCCACCGTCGTGGCGGTGTTCCGGCCGCCGCACGCGGACGGGCCCGTCGTGAAGAGACCGCTGAGAAGGCGGGGCGCCCACCTTCTGGCAGCGCTCGTGTACGCGGGATTCCTCGCATGGTGGCACGTCTACTTCCTGTGA
- a CDS encoding NfeD family protein — MEDWVIWLVLAVVLGVAEIFTLTTALGLLGGAALFAAIAAGLGLPIPLQLMVFTAALAAGVVAVRPIARRQLQRMPAEQRFGVQALVGKPAYVVREVTGRDGRVQIGGEEWSARAYDETLVIPAGAVVDVIEIEGATALVYPRE; from the coding sequence ATGGAAGACTGGGTCATCTGGTTGGTCCTCGCGGTGGTGCTCGGTGTGGCTGAGATCTTCACCCTGACCACCGCCCTGGGTCTGCTCGGCGGCGCCGCCCTGTTCGCCGCCATCGCCGCCGGTCTCGGTCTGCCGATCCCCCTCCAGCTCATGGTGTTCACCGCCGCTCTGGCCGCGGGAGTGGTCGCGGTCCGGCCCATCGCCAGGCGCCAGCTCCAGCGGATGCCCGCCGAGCAGCGGTTCGGGGTCCAGGCGCTCGTCGGCAAACCCGCCTATGTCGTGCGAGAGGTCACCGGGCGGGACGGCCGGGTGCAGATCGGCGGCGAGGAGTGGTCGGCCAGGGCCTACGACGAGACGCTGGTGATCCCAGCGGGGGCCGTCGTCGACGTCATCGAGATCGAGGGCGCCACCGCGCTCGTATATCCCCGGGAGTGA
- a CDS encoding SPFH domain-containing protein, producing MDALLIAGLLIVLFAVMTVVRSVRIVPQARARNVERLGRYHSTLKPGLNFVIPYIDRVYPMIDLREQVVSFRPQPVITEDNLVVEIDTVLYFQVTDPRAAAYEIANYIQAVEQLTVTTLRNVVGSLDLEMTLTSRDTINSQLRGVLDEATGKWGIRVNRVEIKAIDPPKSIKEAMEKQMRAERDKRAAILNAEGQRQSQILTAEGDKQSAILRAEGDRSAAILKAQGQSQAIDEVFQAVHRNDPDPKLLAYQYLQVLPELAKGQGNTFWVIPSEVTSALQGVSKAFTESLPPSAATREAPAISEATARETAQAEQAAAEAVAEAADVDAGPRQLGPAAAPSDALADLNKHHHPSTS from the coding sequence ATGGATGCGCTGTTGATAGCCGGTCTGCTCATCGTCCTGTTCGCCGTGATGACCGTGGTCCGCTCGGTGCGCATCGTCCCCCAGGCCCGGGCCCGCAACGTGGAGCGGCTCGGGCGCTACCACAGCACGCTCAAGCCGGGCCTGAACTTCGTGATCCCCTACATCGACCGGGTCTATCCGATGATCGACCTCCGCGAGCAGGTGGTCTCCTTCCGCCCGCAGCCGGTGATCACCGAGGACAACCTGGTGGTCGAGATCGACACCGTACTGTACTTCCAGGTCACCGACCCCCGCGCCGCCGCCTACGAGATCGCCAACTACATCCAGGCCGTCGAGCAGCTCACGGTCACCACCCTGCGCAACGTCGTCGGCTCGCTGGACCTGGAGATGACGCTCACCTCGCGCGACACGATCAACAGCCAGCTCCGGGGCGTGCTGGACGAGGCGACCGGCAAGTGGGGCATCAGGGTGAACCGGGTGGAGATCAAGGCGATCGACCCGCCCAAGTCCATCAAGGAGGCGATGGAGAAGCAGATGCGCGCCGAGCGTGACAAGCGCGCCGCGATCCTCAACGCCGAAGGCCAGCGCCAGTCCCAGATCCTCACCGCCGAGGGTGACAAGCAGAGCGCGATCCTGCGCGCCGAGGGCGACCGGAGCGCCGCGATCCTCAAGGCCCAGGGCCAGTCCCAGGCCATCGACGAGGTCTTCCAGGCGGTCCACCGCAACGACCCGGACCCCAAGCTGCTGGCCTACCAGTATCTGCAGGTGCTGCCGGAGCTCGCCAAGGGCCAGGGCAACACGTTCTGGGTGATCCCCAGCGAGGTCACCTCCGCCCTCCAGGGCGTCTCCAAGGCGTTCACCGAGTCCCTGCCCCCGTCGGCGGCGACCCGCGAGGCCCCCGCGATCAGTGAGGCGACCGCCAGGGAGACCGCGCAGGCGGAGCAGGCCGCGGCCGAGGCGGTGGCCGAGGCCGCCGACGTCGACGCGGGACCCCGCCAGCTCGGGCCCGCCGCCGCCCCCTCCGACGCCCTCGCCGACCTGAACAAACACCACCACCCCTCCACCTCCTGA
- the tdh gene encoding L-threonine 3-dehydrogenase, translating to MKALVKEKAEPGLWLLDVPEPVVGPGEVLIKVLRTGICGTDLHIRSFDAWARHTLRTPLIVGHEFSGEVVEVAPGVEDIAVGDLVSGEGHLVCGKCRNCMAGRRHLCRNTVGLGVNRDGAFAEYVTLPASNVWVHRVPVDPDIAAIFDPFGNAVHTALAFPMVGEDVLITGAGPIGLMAAAVATHVGARNVVITDVSPERLALAGKLGVTLALNVAERSVADGLHDLGMREGFDVGLEMSGHPQALREMIANMTHGGKIAMLGLPAEEFAVDFATIVTSMITIKGIYGREMYETWYAMSVLLEKGLDLSPVITDRFSYRDFDAAFDTAASGKTGKIILDWTA from the coding sequence ATGAAGGCGCTGGTCAAGGAGAAGGCCGAACCGGGCCTGTGGTTGCTGGACGTTCCGGAGCCGGTAGTCGGCCCCGGAGAAGTGCTGATCAAGGTGCTGCGGACCGGGATCTGCGGGACGGACCTGCACATCCGCAGTTTCGACGCGTGGGCGCGGCACACCCTGCGGACGCCGCTCATCGTCGGCCACGAGTTCAGCGGCGAGGTCGTCGAGGTGGCACCCGGCGTGGAGGACATCGCGGTCGGCGACCTGGTCAGCGGTGAGGGGCACCTGGTCTGCGGCAAGTGCCGCAACTGCATGGCCGGGCGGCGCCACCTGTGCCGCAACACGGTCGGGCTGGGCGTCAACCGGGACGGCGCCTTCGCCGAATACGTGACGCTCCCGGCCTCCAACGTCTGGGTGCACCGGGTGCCGGTCGACCCCGACATCGCGGCGATCTTCGATCCGTTCGGCAACGCCGTGCACACCGCCCTGGCGTTCCCGATGGTCGGCGAGGACGTGCTGATCACCGGGGCCGGGCCGATCGGGCTGATGGCCGCCGCCGTGGCCACGCACGTGGGCGCCCGCAACGTGGTCATCACCGACGTCAGCCCCGAGCGGCTCGCCCTGGCCGGCAAGCTCGGGGTCACCCTGGCGCTGAACGTCGCCGAGCGGTCCGTCGCCGACGGCCTGCACGACCTCGGCATGCGCGAGGGCTTCGACGTGGGGCTGGAGATGTCCGGGCACCCGCAGGCGCTCCGCGAGATGATCGCCAACATGACGCACGGCGGGAAGATCGCCATGCTCGGCCTGCCCGCCGAGGAGTTCGCGGTCGACTTCGCCACGATCGTGACCTCGATGATCACCATCAAGGGCATCTACGGCAGGGAGATGTACGAGACGTGGTACGCCATGTCCGTGCTCCTGGAGAAGGGCCTCGACCTGTCCCCCGTCATCACCGACCGCTTCTCCTACCGCGACTTCGACGCGGCCTTCGACACCGCCGCCAGCGGCAAGACCGGCAAGATCATCCTGGATTGGACCGCCTGA